The DNA window GTCTCTGAGAATACAATCACGAGGAAACGGGCATACAGAGTTGCTATTTTTCCCCATATAGGCTTTTCCGCAAATATAATATGGCTGCCATTAATGGCcgatcctctaatgataatgagatgactctgttgACCTTGTCTTAGTCTACACAGTAAAGCTtactttttacatagttacatagattgaaaaaagacctaggtccatctagttcaatcttcaaTTTGAGCTGTAAGACAATAGAAATTTGAAACTTTTACACTACTAAGAAAAAGgtcgggatatttggctttcgggggaaattttaggatgatcctaaaatgccctctgaccttttcaggtgaccttaatgtgTCCTCCTCTAAACTCTTAAATtcacaactgttcaatgtttcaggactttttgcacaacttgctattctctaacaaggagcttaatggcaaaattcacagcagatgtttgatccatgaatcaccccaTAAATTTCAGGGTTCAGTCAAATTCATCGTGCTGTTCACAAGTCGACAACATGAGACCGAGACAACATCTAACAATTGTGAGAAGTACCGCACCATTGCgatgcttcaagcaggatgttctcagacggaagtggccactgagcttagagtgtcaccagcaggttgtacagagacacagagagactgcaaGAATCACTGAAAGGCAGAGAGGTGAACATCCTTtgcccacatcccacactgatgaccgcttcattgtgaacaatgcccttcagagcTGGGTGATGAATGTCACACAACCCCAGGCTCATTTAAGGAAGGTGAGAAGCACCAAGTGTCACATCAGAGCATTGGAAAcagtttacatcagcatggtctgtgtgctagatgacctgcaatgtATCTGACTGCACCGCCAGGCACAGGGGTCATCTAcactggatgagggaccagtggcctcagtgctggtcactggtgaaagtcgattcacgctgagcagaaatgatggacaccaacgatgttggagacgtCTAGGAGAGTGCTGTGCATCAGCCACTGTGGTCACCAGACGAGcccttggtggtggtggtgttacagtgtgtctTGTCAGTACAGAAAGGCCCTATACTGTGTGAATGGTAGTGTGACAGCCCCTACTaatggaataacatcattaatccagtcattgtgcctctgcacgaACAACACGAAcctaatgtcatcttcatggaggacaatgctccagctcattgaggtcacatcattagggaacggatTCTGGAGACTGagggacctcaaatggagcggcctcactttctccagacctgaatcccatagaaaacctatgggatcaaccAAGTCATtgtgtagaggccgtaactctgtaccccagaacctcaatgacctgatggccgcccttcaagaagagtgggatgccatgcctccgtAGAGGGTAGCGCGGCAATACATCCATTCTTTGGTAGCGCGgcaatacatccattctttctccaatgcctccgcagacaataactccacttgtgaccagcaggaggcatcgttgtcagctggaattgatgctcaaggcctcaTGACAAGTTACTGAGACATTGACATTGTAGAGGGTATACACACCAATGTTGTTGGCTTTTCCAAAAAATTGTTTAagatgaggaaatccccattgctgcttctacttaaatacccgactgtcatgataaaatattactgtagcgtgaactttttccgttttacataaatttcacccaaaagccaaagatccctaattttttgtgagtagtgtatatacttTGCAGGGACACATTGACCCACGTGATGCCCAGGATCTGGAATTAAAttaacctaaagggtgctttacacgctgcgacatcgctatcgatatatcgttggggtcacgtcattagtgacgcacatccggcgccgttagcgacatcacagtgtgtgacaccaaggagtgacgatcaacgagcgcaaaaacgtgaaaaatcgttgcacgttgacacgtcgctccttttccaaatatcgttgctgctgcaggtacgatgttgttcgtcgttcctgcggcagcacacatcgctatgtgtgacaccgcaggaacgaggaacatctccttacctgcgcccaccggcaatgaggaagaaaggaggtgggtggcatgtttcgcccgctcatctccgcccctcctctgctattggacggctgccgtgtgacatcgctgtgacgccatatgaaccacccccttagaaaggaggtggatcgccggccagagcgacgtcgcagggaaggtaaagcccgctttacacgctgcaatgtatcttacgatgtgtcggtggggtcacgtcgtaagtgatgcacagcatcgtaaggtacattgcagtgtgtgacaggtacgtgcgattgtgattgaacggtaaaacgtgcatagcatacacatcatacctttctctagaattgcacgtcagattgttatcatacccggggtagcacacatcgctgtgtgtgacaccccgggaacgatgaacagatcttacctgcgtcctgcggctcccggccagcaatgcggaaggaggaggtgggcgagatgtttacgtcccgctcagctccgcccctctgcttctattggccggctgccgcgtgacgtcgatgtgaagccgaacgtccctcccactccaggaagtggacgttcgccgcctacatcgaggtcgtatggacgggtaagtacgtgtgacgggggttaatcgtttgtgcggcacgttcaacaaattgaacgtgccgcacatatgatgggggcgttgcaaattgcatacgagatcgtatgcgaaattgtaaacgtgtaaagcaggctttagtctgtgtgacgggtgttagcgatgttgtgcgccacgggcagtgatttgcccgtaacgcacaaccgacgggggcggttacgctcgctagcgatatctgtactgatatcgcagcatgtaaagtaccctttagggtaaGGTCCCGTTGAGTGTCTTCCAGGTCAGCAAGACACATCTTTGAAGCTATTACTTTACCAGATATTACTTTAGTTGATTTGTCCTCTACCTAGACCACAGTCATCTGCCGATATTGGGCTGCAGCCTTTTCCCTTCTTTCAGTCGAATGTTTGACAGATTCAAGAAGTGAGGGTGCAGTAGCCCAAAAGCATCCGCAGATCGCCTACAGGGTCCGGGTGGGACAATGTTATGTGGACCCCCAGACCTGGTGACATTTCTAGTGCAGGTGATGAGTATATGTTTTTGTTTAAGAGGGGCTACTTTATTTAAAAATGGGTTTCccaggtagtggacaaccccttaaagtcTATAGTAAACCATCAATATGTTATTTCACCTTTTGTCATTATTTTTTCTTATTCGAAAGATTTGGATTCTTTTATCTTTTGTCTGTTAATCCTAGATAGGACCGTTTAAGCATAAAGCAAGCAAAACTGCAGTTACCAAGGCCGTTTCATCCCCACTAGTAGCCAATTTACCAGAGAACGGGCACAGTCCAGAATGGGCAGAGAATGTCTCTGCAAAGTCATATTTTAGCCAGAAGACCTTAGAGCTATCGGCGCAATTACCCAAGCAAGAGCCTACAGAATTAGTGAAGAAAACTGATTATCTGCATGGGTTACCTAATGGTAATCAGTGTCAGGTTTCTCAAACCCAACCAGCATTGGAAAAAGCAAACGGCCCAATATTTGTAGACATTGCCGATCTGCAAGTTCAGAACAAGATTTGTGAACAAGCTCTCTACCTCAACAAGGAGCTGTACATGAGTAACAAAGATGAAGAACACGTTGACCCTAAATCAGTAGACGGTCTTCAAAACCCTTCTACTCACCTCATCTCGACTGAGGAGTCTTCCACTGATGCTTGTGTAGATCAAGACGATATTTCGTATTCTCATGGTAGAGACTTATCATTAACCGCGATCCCAAGCTCTGAATCACCCAAACTGGTGGGAAGAACACCGATATCTGGATCTTTGGGTTTGAAGTGCTGCAATACAGAAGCCCTAATGAAAGAAATCACTGCCGTGAAGACCAGGCAGCATTTCCTAGAAAATGAGTGTCTGCAACTAAGAAGTCGATACATAGACAATAATATTATTATACAGTTACTTCGAGAACAACATCTCAGGTAAGTCGGACTGGTGTTAAAAGAAGTCTCTGGCAAAAACCATACTTTTCTGTGTGACGTCTCTCCTGTATTCACAATGTCAGATGCCACTGCCATCTTGTGTAGGTTTTGTGATAGCCTGAATAGATCCGGCTCTTCCCATAACAGCAAACCCTGGTATGGGCACCAAGAAAGCTCTGGATGTAGCAGATGTATGGGCATATATGTGCATCATGGTGCATTTTTTGCAGGAAGATGGCAATTATTGTATCAGTTGCAATGGGTGCCACTCACAACCTCTTCCTCTTTTGTCGTATTAGTAATGCCAAACAGTCAtgtcttcttaaagggaacctgtcaccagatttttacctattaaactaaaagaatcaccttctgcagctcctgggctgcattctatgaaggtgcaccttggccctgactccccttccagaccccaaaaataactttagaaaACTTGGcctttaggtatgctaattaccttggttggccagatgggcgggctcattttctgctcctttaaagCTGTCCTCTTTACTTGATTGACGGGATAACGCctctgtcatcctcctcgtcgcattttcaaatctcgcgcctgtgaagTTAGGTCTGCTCGGggaggcgcagttcactctgccatatcgaGGGCAGAGCAGAAAATAGCTGCCCTCACTAGCGCTggagagctaaatgcgcaggcgcgagattatgggagggtacaagcatggcgctggtgaggtcatgcaccgcgccgacctcaccagcgccatgctcgtaccctcacgtaatctcacgcctgcgcatttagctcaccggcgcgagctagggcagctgttttctgctctggccgcaatatggcagagcgaactgcgcttgtgcgagccgacctaactgcacaggcgcgagatttgaaaatgcgatgaggaggatgacggaggcatcatcccgtcaatcaaggaagaagGACGgcaatcagcggcaggagggggataaaggagcagaaaatgagcccgcccatctggcaaccaaggtaattagcatacataacggccaagttttataaagttatttttggggtcttgaaggggagtcagggccaagaatgcagcccaggagctgcagaaggggaaacttttagtttaatagggagaaatctggtgacaggttccctttaagaattatcTAAAGATGGTTCCCAAGTCTTAAGGGGATCTTTGAGGAGACCGAAAAATGGAATGTATGATTACATACGATGCTGATAGTCCTGTGCTCCAATACTGTCCTTTAGGATCCTATTGTCACGATTCATGTTTAGCTCTGCTGTTGCAGCGTTTGTCATTTATGTCTGGTCTGGCGGTCGGTGTTTCCAGAAGTGTGGCTGGTGGGAGGGTCCTATCTCTCTGTGCTGCGTTTCCGGGATCACGTCGCCTTATAATCTTGCCATTTCCATCTGGTCGGTGCCAGTTATagtcctgctctgcagtgagttctcTGGTTCCCATAAGTTAGCCTGATCCTGCCCATCAACCTTGTCCGACCTCCCTGACTCCCGTCCCCTTCACCTTGTCCGTCCTTTTTGACTACCATCCTCCTTGCTGCGTCCGCCCTCCCTGACTCCCGTCCTCCCTCTCCATTCAACCCTCTCTCTGTTGTTCCGTCTCTGTGTTCCACGACAAGTACCTgctctcctggctcctgaccttggCTTGTTACTGACTCCGGTTTAGCTCTCCTTCGGTCCCTGATGATACCTCACGGCTTCTGACCTCTGTCTCTCCCTTGactctgactccacttcctccctggtAGTGTGTTATCTCCTGACTCTGACTTCGGCTGGTATGACTATCCCCGACGAATCCCCATACACTTACCTTTAGTCCTTGCTCACAATCTTgaactatatttatatatatatatatacggtatatatatatatatatatatatatatatatatatatatatacactgtatatcacaaaagtgagagcAACCCTCAAATTTTTAGTCGGtgttcagcttgtataacagtgtaaatttggtgccctctaaatatctCAACACAGAGCCATTACTTTCTAAACCACTTcaagcaaaagtgagtacatccttaagtgaaaatggcaaaattgtgcccaaagtgtcaacattttgtttgtccaccattattttcaagtacgGCCTTAAATCTCTTGGGCatagaggtcactagagcttcacagcagctgctggatcctcttccatcctccatgatgacatcacagagctggtggatgttagagaccttttgctcctccaccttccaattGAGGAGGCcttacagatgctcaatagggtttaggtctggagacgcttggccagtatAGCACCATTACCGTAATTTTACAAAAATGTGTGagatgtactcacttttatgatatactgtagtTGAGTTTATGCAAACCCTACACAAAAGTGGCCATTTTCGAGGTTGGTCCTAGGGGCAGAGCTTCCATGTCCCAACTTTGAAAGTTGTAATAGCTACCATTCACTCAGTGGGAGCCCATTGACTTTCCTAATAAGACATCTCCTGGAAAGTGTCATTTAGAACCactatatagtataatatatatagcaTAGTATATATAACATAGCCTGTCTGCTGAGATTCGTGTCCTGCTTGTTAAATAAGGTACAGTCAACTGCTGGTAGACATCAACGACCAAAAAGAGCAACAGAATGTGGAAATGGAAAATATGAGGGAGAGTATTCACAGCATGAAGGAAATGATAGCCTACGAGTACTATGAGAGCACCAGAGACATTTGGGTTAGTGCACCACTTTTATTATCTGTATACTTTCATATATGTATCTATAACGTTCCATGCTGGACAAAATtatcaaaggaaaaaaaataatagagtttagttactctttaaacaCCCATGAGAGTTGAGGGTTCCTTTTTCCTTGGTAGCCCACAAGCTTCATGTTACTGTCACCCTCCGACTTGGGGAGGGTTCGCACATGGCGAGACACTCACCAAAAAAGgggttcaccacaacaaacaagagaTACATCGGGCACACTTTAACAATGGCGGGCCCTGGTACTAGGGAAGtgaatgatgggacacctcctgcactcacctgcagctgcattcttcactcctagccagtccttatacaggttccgcacctgtcaccgtgcaggatacctgaagccctgagagacccagTAATAactctggctagtgagctggcagatgaggatcgctagtcccaccgctgcactaatagatCAAGAAGGGAAGGTACAATAGACGAaggaaacaacaaaggataaagccctacttcacggctgcagtcagactccaggactgcagcctacaccgcttcaAACAACAAGGGCTCCAGTAGCTCCTTCCACCTCGAGGGCTAGCTTCAGAGTGAATCATAATAACCAACACCCTCTAATGGGAGATGTAACCATTTATAGGAGAAGGGAGTGGTCATCAACCGAAAGCACCTGCGGCGAGGAATCGGACGCTGGAAAGCTACTGGCAGCAAAACTGactttaaccctttcagcaccaaaagaAAGAAACACATTTAATATTAAGAGTCTCACAACAGAAACAGACTCAGGCCCTGAACCTGTCACCGGGACAGTTACATGACTGCACATGTGCCTCCTATAAATATGAAATAATTGGAACAGACTAAACTCCTTTAAAAGGTCATTAAAAGTATAGCTCCTTCACCAATGGAGCACCATTGCACCAAAGCTGCAAGAAAGGCACAGTAAAACCCCTCTGCCCATATAGTATCTGCTACTATAGTAAGATCCTGTATTTGCTTAGCGATTGCATTTTCTTGCATTGTTCCAaactgcctcttcagagaggaagaagacttgaactctagtgccacctattggaagtaacaatcctaagcGTC is part of the Anomaloglossus baeobatrachus isolate aAnoBae1 chromosome 9, aAnoBae1.hap1, whole genome shotgun sequence genome and encodes:
- the LOC142250657 gene encoding uncharacterized protein LOC142250657, with the protein product MSSKEMNRSQEDMDIDIGDEGNMSDSVHLLPHQGEEKDEPSTRVRWLSLKQHKKVMSGLSKKASFLIKMTKGGKEEKILPSKAKKAKIHQDKAEDSFSGVSNDKTSRFNYMIGPFKHKASKTAVTKAVSSPLVANLPENGHSPEWAENVSAKSYFSQKTLELSAQLPKQEPTELVKKTDYLHGLPNGNQCQVSQTQPALEKANGPIFVDIADLQVQNKICEQALYLNKELYMSNKDEEHVDPKSVDGLQNPSTHLISTEESSTDACVDQDDISYSHGRDLSLTAIPSSESPKLVGRTPISGSLGLKCCNTEALMKEITAVKTRQHFLENECLQLRSRYIDNNIIIQLLREQHLRYSQLLVDINDQKEQQNVEMENMRESIHSMKEMIAYEYYESTRDIWEEMGLFHRRLSKLETAQKQQSSPASGKEAKSSQIYKKVMNLPLTLVTNISQILSGRVMKNYLLIMTILLIFLGAVSRNDIPFITIALYVPFTVVFLRGVLHHWRAVSLSLRRSWLVTYARHLIHRPINLYDFWSALEEAWELLFSG